In Engraulis encrasicolus isolate BLACKSEA-1 chromosome 15, IST_EnEncr_1.0, whole genome shotgun sequence, the following proteins share a genomic window:
- the LOC134464314 gene encoding B-cell receptor CD22-like, with the protein MYSIYKAKNEKSTRLVQMRTKTFIILATRLDDSGDYYCRAENTIGQQDSPVVSVQVSYAPRNTTVLVTPPGQIREGSSVTLTCSTDAYPPPYTYSWYKAGAMIPQEDRENLTFSNIQPENHGQYYCQAVNAIGQQDSPSVSVEVLYKPVKTAILNAPRGVIHKGVSVSLTCSSDANPPVENYAWFKNESSSPVGSGQQFTISNISSEDAGQYYCEARNTHGAGNSPPVSITVEAEQSHVMFAVVAAAVCGVLCLLCVTLFVSCCVKRRKEGRMQSGQDPVRLLAFTVLQTGSGQLDVINLNSNTTQPDLVYQNPGTIQPHAVIPEPEPQNHST; encoded by the exons ATGTACAGCATATACAAGGCAAAGAATGAGAAATCTACACGACTGGTGCAGATGAGAACGAAGACTTTTATCATTCTCGCGACCCGGCTTGACGACTCTGGAGATTACTACTGTCGAGCAGAGAACACGATTGGTCAGCAGGACTCCCCGGTGGTGTCTGTCCAGGTGTCAT atGCTCCAAGGAACACCACGGTTCTGGTGACTCCCCCTGGTCAGATACGTGAGGGGAGCAGTGTAACCCTGACCTGCAGCACTGATGCCTACCCACCACCATACACCTACAGCTGGTACAAGGCAGGGGCAATGATTCCACAAGAGGACAGAGAGAATCTCACCTTCAGCAATATCCAGCCTGAGAACCATGGGCAGTACTACTGTCAAGCTGTGAACGCTATTGGTCAGCAGGACTCCCCTTCTGTATCTGTTGAGGTTTTAT ATAAACCAGTGAAGACAGCCATTTTGAATGCACCCAGGGGGGTGATTCACAAAGGGGTCTCAGTGTCTCTaacctgcagcagtgatgccaacccacctgtGGAGAACTATGCCTGGTTTAAG aaTGAGTCCTCCTCTCCAGTAGGATCAGGACAGCAGTTCACCATCTCCAACATCAGCTCTGAGGATGCAGGACAGTACTACTGTGAGGCCAGGAATACACATGGGGCCGGGAACTCGCCCCCGGTATCCATCACAGTTGAAG CGGAGCAGAGCCATGTAATGTTTGCAGTGGTGGCTGCCGCAGTGTGTGGAGTGCTATGTCTACTCTGTGTGACTCTCTTCGTCAG TTGCTGTGTTAAACGCAGGAAAGAAGGCAGAATGCAATCAGGACAAGATCCG GTGCGCCTTCTCGCCTTCACTGTTTTGCAGACAGGAAGTGGACAACTTGATGTGATCAACTTGAACTCCAACACCACCCAACCTGACCTAGTCTACCAGAACCCTGGCACTATCCAACCTCATGCAGTCATACCAGAGCCTGAACCCCAAAACCATTCAACCTGA